A part of Streptomyces sp. NBC_01451 genomic DNA contains:
- a CDS encoding helix-turn-helix domain-containing protein — MAETLKKGSRVTGAARDKLAADLKKKYDSGASIRALAEETGRSYGFVHRMLSESGVTLRGRGGATRGKKAASA; from the coding sequence GTGGCCGAGACTCTGAAGAAGGGCAGCCGGGTAACCGGCGCCGCGCGCGACAAGCTCGCGGCAGACCTGAAGAAGAAGTACGACTCCGGTGCGAGCATTCGAGCGCTGGCCGAAGAAACCGGTCGCTCGTATGGCTTCGTACACCGGATGCTCAGCGAGTCGGGCGTCACGCTCCGTGGCCGGGGCGGGGCGACACGGGGCAAGAAGGCTGCTTCGGCCTGA